A single window of Granulibacter bethesdensis DNA harbors:
- a CDS encoding LysR family transcriptional regulator: MSIVHRNLSRLDLNLLTAFDAIYTERSVTKAAECIGVGQSAMSHNLARLREALQDELFVRTPSGMEPTPRARAIAETVRNLLWTVQDKLLTTRSFNPATAERIWRIGLADNIESLLMPPLLDMMLKEAPGMRIQAIFTDGLRVLEALDRDELDMGIGVFRHGGNVHKRRNFTPDSYLCLYDPKQITLEGPITLDQYASLPHVLVSLRGIFHGVADDALSLLGRTRTIVMTTPHFLSVPYVLRGAPIITTLPGTLARSAASAHGLCVSPLPFELAPFRLSMLWHSSYDNDPAHRWLRNTVASLMDQMHK; the protein is encoded by the coding sequence ATGTCCATCGTTCATCGTAATCTGTCCCGCCTTGATCTGAACCTCCTGACCGCCTTCGATGCGATCTATACCGAGCGCAGCGTGACCAAAGCCGCCGAATGCATCGGGGTCGGGCAATCGGCGATGAGTCATAATCTCGCCCGGCTGCGCGAAGCCTTGCAGGATGAATTATTTGTCCGCACCCCCTCCGGCATGGAGCCAACGCCCCGCGCACGTGCGATTGCCGAGACAGTCCGCAATCTGCTCTGGACTGTGCAGGACAAGCTGCTGACCACACGCAGCTTCAACCCCGCCACAGCAGAGCGCATCTGGCGGATCGGACTGGCCGATAATATCGAGAGCCTGCTGATGCCGCCTTTGCTGGACATGATGCTGAAAGAGGCCCCCGGCATGCGTATCCAGGCGATCTTCACCGATGGTCTGCGCGTGCTGGAAGCGCTGGATCGTGATGAGCTGGATATGGGCATTGGCGTTTTCCGCCATGGTGGCAACGTTCATAAACGGCGCAATTTCACACCGGATTCCTATCTGTGCCTGTATGATCCAAAGCAGATTACGCTAGAGGGACCGATCACGCTGGACCAATATGCATCCCTGCCGCATGTACTGGTCAGCCTGCGCGGCATCTTCCATGGGGTGGCGGATGATGCGCTGTCCCTGCTGGGGCGGACGCGGACCATCGTGATGACCACACCGCATTTTCTCTCCGTGCCTTATGTGTTGCGGGGGGCGCCGATTATTACGACCCTGCCGGGAACGCTGGCACGCTCGGCCGCCTCGGCGCATGGGCTATGCGTCAGCCCGTTGCCTTTTGAACTGGCGCCATTCCGCCTCTCGATGCTGTGGCACAGCTCCTATGACAATGATCCGGCCCATCGCTGGCTGCGCAATACGGTCGCCAGCCTGATGGACCAGATGCACAAATAA
- a CDS encoding LUD domain-containing protein, with translation MSGGASGNLAGKEIILATIRRGLRRGVLPPDQGAMLSSRLATHPRHTIPERARQPAAERRTDFIARVRKEFGTLEEVASCGDIPAAIARYLASRGLPATVTVAPHPALHSLDWSAAGLETEWGRVHGTETVSVQYAFAGISETGTLMMPSGPERPVTLNVLTETAIAVLPVERIVGAYEDAWDLLRTEIGALPRSVMLITGPSRSADIEQQLELGAHGPRDIHIILFSQHTPSAPHG, from the coding sequence ATGAGCGGGGGCGCATCAGGAAATCTCGCTGGAAAGGAGATCATCCTTGCCACGATCCGGCGCGGTCTGCGGCGCGGGGTACTGCCACCGGATCAGGGTGCCATGCTGAGCTCCCGGCTGGCGACGCATCCACGCCACACCATCCCCGAACGCGCACGGCAACCAGCCGCAGAGCGCAGGACCGATTTCATCGCGCGGGTACGGAAAGAATTCGGCACTCTCGAGGAAGTCGCCTCCTGCGGAGACATCCCTGCCGCCATCGCCCGTTATCTGGCCTCACGCGGCCTTCCCGCTACCGTGACGGTCGCGCCGCATCCTGCCCTTCACAGCCTCGACTGGTCAGCAGCAGGCCTTGAGACGGAATGGGGCCGCGTCCATGGAACGGAAACTGTCTCGGTCCAGTATGCCTTTGCCGGGATATCCGAAACCGGTACCCTGATGATGCCCTCCGGGCCGGAGCGCCCGGTCACGCTCAACGTGCTGACGGAAACAGCCATTGCCGTCCTGCCGGTGGAACGCATCGTAGGCGCTTACGAGGATGCGTGGGATCTGCTGCGTACGGAGATCGGAGCCCTGCCACGCTCCGTCATGCTGATCACAGGCCCATCCCGCTCCGCCGATATAGAACAGCAACTGGAGCTGGGCGCCCACGGCCCCCGTGACATCCATATCATCCTGTTCAGCCAGCACACCCCATCCGCGCCGCATGGCTAA
- a CDS encoding Smr/MutS family protein, whose translation MAKRPYNVPPVTPGKALTRPGPPSRRSARKLSEAERTEWTRYTVAVIPLHGKAGHGENVIPPAAAITDSPIHSARHGPVAAPSFRQTESGAGAPTFAQLFPLPAGAQPPGVDTGTWNRFRNGRLGATRTLDLHGHTLQRAYHTFEAMLLRAHADGLRCIEVITGRGRTGSGETVGAIRRELPLWINLPHLRPLVLGITYPHAANTGSVRILLRKQK comes from the coding sequence ATGGCTAAACGGCCTTACAACGTTCCTCCAGTCACGCCCGGCAAGGCGCTGACCAGGCCCGGACCTCCTTCCCGTCGCTCCGCACGGAAACTGAGTGAGGCCGAGCGCACGGAATGGACACGCTATACCGTGGCCGTGATTCCGCTGCACGGCAAAGCCGGACATGGGGAGAATGTGATTCCTCCTGCGGCAGCCATCACAGACTCTCCGATCCACAGCGCCAGGCACGGCCCCGTTGCCGCTCCATCCTTCCGCCAGACTGAATCCGGGGCCGGGGCACCCACCTTCGCCCAGCTTTTTCCTCTGCCAGCCGGGGCGCAGCCTCCGGGGGTGGACACCGGCACATGGAACCGGTTCCGCAACGGGCGACTGGGCGCAACCCGGACGCTGGATCTGCACGGGCATACCCTGCAACGCGCCTATCATACGTTCGAGGCGATGCTGTTGCGCGCCCATGCGGACGGGCTGCGCTGCATTGAGGTTATTACCGGGCGTGGCCGGACCGGATCAGGTGAAACCGTCGGTGCAATCCGAAGGGAGCTTCCCCTCTGGATCAATCTTCCGCATCTGCGTCCTCTGGTGCTGGGCATCACCTATCCCCACGCCGCCAATACCGGATCAGTGCGCATCCTGCTTCGTAAGCAGAAGTGA
- the secB gene encoding protein-export chaperone SecB, translating to MDDTTDEDVQDEAVTENTASTGPQAGPPLVVNVQYVKDLSFEVPGAPQVFAALRTQPQVDLNLDVQVRRLEEQAHIYEVVLAIRAEAVERIEGEEKANTVFIAELSYGGVFTLTGIPDESIEPVLLVECPRLLFPFARTILATVTREGGFPPVQLQPIDFVALWQARRAQQQQETVGNA from the coding sequence ATTGACGATACGACTGACGAGGACGTGCAGGACGAGGCCGTAACCGAAAACACCGCCAGCACTGGCCCGCAGGCTGGTCCGCCGCTCGTGGTCAATGTCCAGTATGTAAAAGATCTTTCTTTTGAAGTTCCGGGCGCACCACAGGTTTTTGCAGCCCTGCGCACGCAGCCGCAGGTTGATCTGAATCTGGACGTTCAGGTTCGCCGTCTGGAAGAACAGGCTCACATCTACGAAGTCGTCCTGGCCATCCGTGCAGAGGCCGTCGAGCGGATCGAAGGCGAGGAAAAGGCCAATACTGTCTTCATCGCCGAGCTGTCCTATGGTGGCGTGTTCACGCTGACCGGCATCCCGGATGAAAGCATCGAACCGGTGCTGCTGGTTGAATGCCCCCGTCTGTTGTTCCCCTTCGCCCGCACGATCCTCGCGACCGTCACACGCGAAGGTGGTTTCCCGCCGGTCCAGCTTCAGCCGATCGACTTTGTCGCACTGTGGCAGGCACGTCGTGCCCAGCAGCAGCAGGAAACAGTCGGGAACGCCTGA
- a CDS encoding Tim44/TimA family putative adaptor protein codes for MEAIRNGDIPVDLVLLGMIAVFLVLRLRSVLGRRVGFERPEVPANQGRTGNRIPGLPVRLRRPDAAAAEARIHVLPDASSPTGQALARMREVDRSFDAARFLNNAEQAFRVIVTAYAQGEREALRPLLTEATFTIFCQAIDAREQEGARQQTEIQSIRDIRIENARLEQTQAALTVRFVSDQHNVMLNHTGEPVEGVEGLTEIVDVWTFERDLASRDPTWRLSGTGNA; via the coding sequence ATGGAGGCTATCAGGAACGGCGATATTCCCGTCGATCTGGTGTTGCTGGGGATGATAGCGGTTTTTCTGGTTCTGCGTCTTCGCAGTGTGCTGGGGCGACGTGTCGGGTTTGAACGCCCGGAGGTGCCGGCGAATCAAGGCCGGACCGGCAACCGGATACCCGGCCTGCCGGTTCGTCTGCGTCGGCCCGATGCTGCGGCGGCCGAAGCGCGGATTCATGTCCTGCCTGATGCTTCCAGCCCGACCGGGCAGGCTCTTGCGCGTATGAGGGAGGTTGATCGCAGCTTTGATGCGGCGCGCTTTCTGAATAATGCGGAGCAGGCCTTCCGGGTCATCGTGACGGCCTACGCCCAGGGTGAGCGTGAGGCGTTGCGTCCCCTGCTGACAGAGGCGACGTTTACGATTTTCTGTCAGGCCATTGATGCGCGTGAACAGGAAGGTGCCCGGCAGCAGACGGAGATCCAGTCCATCAGGGATATCCGGATTGAAAATGCCCGGCTGGAGCAGACGCAGGCCGCTTTGACCGTTCGTTTTGTCAGTGATCAGCATAATGTCATGCTCAACCACACCGGGGAGCCGGTCGAAGGTGTCGAAGGGCTGACCGAAATTGTCGATGTCTGGACGTTTGAGCGGGATCTCGCCAGCCGTGATCCGACCTGGCGTCTGTCCGGCACAGGCAATGCCTGA
- a CDS encoding response regulator — translation MCPPESLSGCDDSAPVLFPDAAPGEIITYLRAMDWGASLIGPPENWSEPFRNAVALMLNAKAQIAMFCGPRLIALYNDAYAPAIGSHHPGALGRPAQENWQEVWDVLEPLLRSVMETGQTVHGQNYPFRVNRHGYMEEVFFDISYSPVHGPDGKVEAVFCIVADRTQRVIDDRRLRTLQAISLNILSNTVESCATSALDILARESTQDMPHAALYIRREAPECLECIGWYGAQPATLSIPLVQHTLLAAEDVAASESWKNLIRAALDSGNAVYGPSGALFPTLPALSAERMAILPLQVTHHIAGVLIAGKSRLYPPDAEYYRFFQLVANLVSTGLTTAIALREQRHRAKILEQKVAAAIAEREISETRLRQAQKMEMIGRLAGGVAHDFNNLLQVIGSNLELTILQLPETSAERRRLTSALEAMQRGSRLASQMLAFGRRQPLSPQAVSPPRLLQTVQDILLRTLGAGITLRIHTAPDSWNIRVDRGQIEAAILNLTLNARDAMKGHGSLTITTANTVVKPCQNGSILEIQPGDYVTLTVTDTGCGMAPDVITHVFEPFFTTKSEGQGTGLGMSMVYGFVKQSGGDIRIDSAPGRGTSISLILPRAHEEDSLPDTPLLALDNTTLEGHETILVVEDEDAVRQSVQETLSQLGYNVLTARDADEALTILDSVIRIDLVFTDIIMPGRMRGTDLAIRIRQLRPETAILFTSGYTDSSVHRDDDNPIHLLNKPYSRDKLAHSIRAALITARSTPPLPRTAFLQTAGDVLSSSHSLSSASPKQQWTILVTEDDPLIRMNLIDLLEEAGHSPIEAEDAEEALSYLKTHSPDILFTDISLPGLSGVELACLAREQYPSIGIIFSSGYADVPSLPAEMKQNSCLLGKPFTSHELVKTLLQAWENRPAQGTDHGG, via the coding sequence ATGTGCCCGCCTGAATCTCTCTCCGGCTGCGACGATTCAGCACCGGTCCTTTTTCCGGATGCGGCTCCCGGAGAAATCATTACTTATCTGCGCGCCATGGACTGGGGCGCATCCCTGATCGGTCCACCCGAAAACTGGTCCGAACCGTTTCGTAATGCGGTTGCGCTGATGCTCAATGCCAAAGCACAGATCGCCATGTTCTGCGGACCGAGGCTGATCGCGCTGTACAACGATGCCTACGCCCCTGCCATCGGCAGCCACCATCCGGGTGCGCTTGGCCGCCCGGCACAGGAAAACTGGCAGGAAGTGTGGGATGTGCTGGAACCGCTGCTACGTTCGGTTATGGAGACCGGCCAGACGGTGCATGGCCAGAACTATCCGTTCAGGGTCAACCGGCACGGGTACATGGAAGAAGTTTTCTTCGATATTTCCTACAGCCCCGTTCATGGGCCGGATGGAAAGGTGGAAGCCGTTTTCTGCATTGTCGCCGACCGTACCCAACGGGTCATTGATGATCGTCGTCTGCGCACCCTGCAGGCGATCAGCCTGAATATTCTCAGCAACACGGTTGAAAGCTGTGCGACCTCGGCACTGGATATTCTGGCGCGTGAAAGCACACAGGATATGCCGCACGCCGCCCTCTATATCCGCAGGGAAGCCCCAGAGTGCCTGGAATGCATCGGCTGGTACGGTGCACAGCCTGCAACGCTGAGCATTCCCCTCGTACAGCATACCCTCCTGGCAGCAGAGGATGTTGCCGCTTCAGAGTCCTGGAAAAACCTGATCAGGGCGGCTCTGGACAGCGGGAATGCCGTCTATGGTCCGTCAGGGGCACTGTTTCCCACTCTGCCGGCTTTGAGTGCGGAACGGATGGCCATTCTTCCGCTTCAGGTAACGCACCATATCGCCGGTGTGCTGATTGCGGGCAAAAGCAGGCTCTATCCACCGGATGCAGAGTATTATCGCTTTTTCCAGCTCGTGGCCAATCTGGTCTCCACCGGCCTGACCACAGCCATTGCCCTGCGCGAGCAGCGGCATCGAGCAAAGATCCTGGAACAGAAAGTCGCCGCCGCTATCGCCGAGCGGGAAATTTCCGAAACCAGACTGCGTCAGGCCCAGAAAATGGAAATGATCGGCCGTCTGGCGGGGGGCGTTGCCCATGATTTCAACAATCTGCTTCAGGTGATCGGCAGCAATCTGGAACTGACCATCCTGCAACTGCCAGAAACATCAGCTGAACGCAGACGCCTGACCTCCGCGTTGGAGGCGATGCAGCGCGGCTCCCGTCTGGCTTCCCAGATGCTGGCCTTCGGGCGGCGGCAGCCCCTGTCTCCCCAAGCGGTCAGCCCGCCGCGGCTGTTACAGACAGTGCAGGATATCCTGCTCCGCACTTTGGGGGCCGGGATTACGCTCAGAATCCACACGGCTCCCGACTCATGGAATATTCGCGTTGATCGGGGGCAAATCGAGGCAGCCATCCTGAACCTGACCCTGAATGCACGAGATGCAATGAAAGGCCATGGCAGCCTGACCATCACCACGGCCAACACTGTTGTGAAGCCCTGCCAGAACGGCTCGATTCTGGAAATACAGCCAGGGGATTATGTCACGCTGACTGTCACCGATACGGGGTGCGGCATGGCCCCCGATGTCATCACCCATGTGTTTGAGCCATTCTTTACCACCAAATCCGAAGGTCAGGGCACGGGACTTGGTATGTCGATGGTATACGGCTTCGTCAAACAAAGCGGGGGCGATATCAGGATCGATTCCGCCCCAGGTCGTGGTACATCCATCAGCCTGATCCTGCCACGCGCCCATGAAGAAGACAGCCTGCCGGATACGCCCCTTCTGGCGCTGGATAATACCACGCTGGAAGGACACGAAACGATTCTTGTGGTCGAGGACGAAGACGCCGTACGGCAAAGCGTGCAGGAAACCCTCAGTCAGCTGGGTTACAACGTTCTCACCGCCCGCGATGCCGACGAAGCCCTTACAATTCTTGACAGCGTGATCCGGATTGATCTGGTGTTCACAGACATCATCATGCCGGGAAGGATGCGAGGCACCGATCTTGCCATCAGGATCAGACAGCTTCGCCCCGAAACCGCCATCCTGTTCACATCAGGATATACGGATAGCTCGGTTCATCGTGATGATGACAACCCGATTCATTTACTGAACAAACCCTATTCACGCGATAAGCTGGCCCACAGCATCCGTGCCGCACTGATAACCGCACGCTCCACGCCGCCTCTTCCGCGCACAGCTTTCCTCCAGACAGCCGGTGATGTCTTGTCCTCCAGCCATTCCCTTTCCTCAGCCTCCCCGAAGCAACAATGGACCATTCTGGTGACCGAGGATGATCCGCTGATCCGCATGAACCTGATCGACCTGCTGGAGGAAGCGGGACATAGCCCGATTGAGGCGGAAGATGCCGAGGAGGCGCTGAGCTATCTAAAAACCCATTCGCCCGACATCCTGTTCACTGATATAAGCCTGCCGGGCCTGTCCGGTGTTGAGCTGGCCTGTCTGGCACGTGAACAATATCCTTCTATCGGGATCATTTTTTCCAGCGGATACGCGGATGTTCCCAGCCTGCCCGCGGAGATGAAGCAAAACAGCTGCCTGTTGGGCAAACCCTTCACCTCCCATGAACTGGTTAAAACACTGCTACAGGCCTGGGAAAACCGCCCGGCCCAGGGGACTGATCATGGAGGCTGA
- a CDS encoding ABC transporter ATP-binding protein: MTVYRDRMGAVAMVLRFLFRHWGRQWRMVLLTALTMMAGTIADLGLPVLSGWLVDAISAVPDAGLRPWDPWTILVMMGLLGALVVGARHVSFVAITALTLRLMEQIAADAFYRVQRFSTDWHANNFAGSIVRKVTRGIWAVDLLNDTLLTSLLPALTILVGSALLLGWYWPGMGLAVGIGAIFYIGLSVTLSLLCVAPAARLSNRQDTRMGGAMADAVTCNAVVKAFGAEAREDRVLGRILTKWRQRTRRTWIYGTNSGSAQMLVLLALRTVIIGYAIVLWSWGQATPGDVTFVMTAYFVVHGYLRDIGQHVANLQRCVNEMEELVEMQSHPLGVEDRPGAVLLRASQGEITFDHVTFRYGSHTTPLFEDFSLRIAAGERVGLVGHSGSGKSSFVKLLQRLYDVTDGRILVDGQDIATVTQSSLRGQMALVPQEAVLFHRSLAENIAYARAGASMEEIMQAARLANADAFIRALPQGYRTMVGERGVKLSGGERQRVAIARAFLADAPVLILDEATASLDSESEALIQQAMERLMAGRTSIVIAHRLSTVRSMDRILVFDHGRIVEEGTHDSLIQREGGLYRRLFERQAMGLVQEMS; encoded by the coding sequence ATGACAGTTTACCGCGATCGCATGGGTGCCGTTGCCATGGTGCTCAGATTTTTATTCCGTCATTGGGGTCGGCAATGGCGGATGGTGCTGCTGACGGCCCTGACGATGATGGCAGGAACCATTGCCGATCTGGGGCTGCCGGTTTTGTCCGGCTGGCTGGTGGATGCCATATCGGCCGTCCCTGATGCAGGGCTGCGACCTTGGGATCCGTGGACGATTCTGGTCATGATGGGATTGCTGGGGGCTCTGGTCGTCGGTGCCCGCCATGTTTCGTTCGTCGCGATCACGGCTCTGACCCTGCGCCTGATGGAGCAGATTGCAGCCGATGCATTTTATCGCGTGCAGCGTTTTTCCACGGACTGGCACGCCAATAATTTCGCAGGTTCGATTGTCCGTAAAGTCACGCGTGGAATCTGGGCGGTCGATCTGCTGAACGATACCTTGCTGACCTCGCTGTTGCCGGCTCTGACAATTCTGGTCGGCTCCGCGCTGCTGCTGGGCTGGTACTGGCCGGGGATGGGGCTGGCAGTCGGGATCGGTGCCATTTTCTATATCGGGCTGTCGGTTACTTTGTCTTTGCTTTGTGTGGCCCCGGCGGCCCGCCTGTCCAACCGTCAGGATACAAGGATGGGAGGCGCCATGGCAGATGCTGTGACCTGCAATGCTGTCGTCAAAGCCTTTGGTGCGGAAGCGCGGGAGGACAGGGTGCTGGGCAGGATCCTCACCAAATGGCGGCAGCGCACCCGACGCACCTGGATATACGGGACCAATAGCGGCTCGGCGCAGATGCTGGTGCTGCTGGCCTTACGGACGGTGATTATCGGTTACGCGATTGTGCTGTGGTCATGGGGACAGGCGACACCGGGCGATGTGACCTTCGTGATGACGGCCTATTTCGTGGTGCATGGCTATCTGCGGGATATCGGGCAGCATGTCGCCAATCTCCAGCGCTGCGTGAACGAGATGGAGGAACTGGTGGAAATGCAATCCCATCCGCTCGGTGTGGAGGACCGTCCCGGAGCTGTACTCTTGCGGGCCAGCCAGGGAGAAATCACGTTCGATCACGTGACGTTCCGCTATGGCAGTCACACCACGCCCCTGTTTGAAGATTTTTCCCTGCGCATCGCAGCGGGGGAGCGGGTGGGGTTGGTCGGACATTCCGGATCCGGCAAAAGCAGCTTCGTCAAGCTGCTGCAGCGTCTGTATGACGTTACCGATGGCCGCATCCTGGTAGATGGTCAGGATATTGCCACTGTGACTCAGTCATCCTTGCGCGGTCAGATGGCGCTGGTCCCGCAGGAGGCTGTGCTGTTTCATCGGTCTCTGGCTGAAAACATTGCCTATGCCCGTGCCGGTGCCTCCATGGAGGAGATCATGCAGGCGGCCCGCCTCGCGAATGCGGATGCGTTCATTCGTGCCCTGCCCCAAGGGTACCGCACCATGGTGGGAGAGCGCGGTGTCAAGCTGTCAGGAGGCGAGCGCCAACGTGTTGCGATTGCCCGCGCCTTTCTGGCCGATGCTCCGGTGTTGATTCTGGATGAGGCAACGGCCAGCCTCGATTCCGAGTCGGAGGCGTTGATTCAGCAAGCGATGGAGCGGCTGATGGCCGGCCGAACCTCGATCGTGATTGCGCATCGGCTTTCCACTGTTCGGTCGATGGACCGGATTCTGGTGTTCGATCATGGCCGGATTGTCGAGGAAGGCACCCATGACAGTCTGATCCAGAGAGAGGGCGGGCTGTATCGCAGGCTGTTCGAACGACAGGCCATGGGGCTGGTGCAGGAGATGTCCTGA
- a CDS encoding murein transglycosylase A: MQIKSLYALFLMVVLASCAQTGRVGQLQPVALDDLPGWQTDHVARGVAVFARECDRLLTLPNDQTLGGAADQAARLGGQPDQWRPACKAVQAIPEGDEEAARAFVQRYFQAYAISSAPTLFTGYYEPEVEGSRSPIGRYRTPLLRRPDDLVSMPDPADPGGKYLSGRMVGGQLEPYYTRAEIEAGALKKQRLGLVWLADPIDAFFLQIQGSGRVRLPDGHVVRVTYAGKNGRPYVPIGKVLIERGEMTADQVSEASIRDWLRTHPDQAQEIMNANPSFVFFRELTGMPGNEGAPGTLGVPLSAGRSVAVDRRIVPLGAPVWVDTTDPGGQSALQRLMVAQDTGSAISGMTRADIYFGYGPQAKAVAGQMNQQGRLYVLLPKATE; encoded by the coding sequence ATGCAGATAAAATCTCTCTATGCGTTGTTTCTGATGGTGGTGCTGGCTTCCTGTGCTCAAACAGGGCGTGTGGGCCAGCTTCAGCCTGTGGCACTGGATGATTTGCCGGGTTGGCAAACAGACCATGTGGCGCGTGGCGTTGCTGTTTTCGCCCGGGAATGCGACCGGCTTCTAACGCTGCCGAACGATCAGACATTGGGGGGAGCCGCCGATCAGGCAGCGAGGCTGGGTGGACAGCCCGATCAGTGGCGCCCGGCCTGCAAGGCGGTTCAAGCCATTCCCGAAGGAGATGAGGAAGCGGCAAGGGCCTTTGTGCAGCGTTATTTTCAGGCTTATGCCATTTCTTCCGCCCCCACGCTTTTCACGGGATATTATGAGCCGGAGGTAGAAGGCTCCCGTTCTCCGATCGGGCGTTACCGGACACCCTTGCTGCGCCGCCCTGATGATCTGGTGTCGATGCCGGACCCGGCGGATCCTGGCGGGAAGTATCTGAGCGGCCGTATGGTCGGTGGGCAGCTGGAACCTTATTATACACGGGCGGAGATCGAGGCCGGTGCCCTGAAAAAGCAGCGTCTGGGTCTTGTATGGCTGGCTGATCCGATTGACGCTTTTTTTCTGCAGATTCAGGGATCAGGCAGGGTGCGCCTGCCCGATGGACATGTGGTACGCGTGACCTATGCCGGTAAAAACGGCCGTCCTTATGTGCCGATCGGGAAAGTGCTGATCGAACGGGGTGAGATGACGGCGGATCAGGTCTCGGAAGCCTCCATCCGTGACTGGTTGCGCACCCATCCCGATCAGGCGCAAGAGATCATGAACGCCAATCCGTCCTTTGTGTTCTTTCGTGAACTGACGGGCATGCCTGGCAATGAAGGGGCACCGGGAACGCTGGGGGTGCCGCTTAGCGCAGGACGGTCGGTGGCGGTGGATCGCCGTATCGTTCCGCTGGGCGCGCCGGTCTGGGTGGATACCACGGATCCCGGCGGCCAAAGCGCCCTTCAGCGTCTGATGGTGGCGCAGGATACCGGTTCAGCCATTAGTGGGATGACGCGGGCGGATATTTATTTTGGCTATGGCCCGCAGGCAAAGGCGGTGGCAGGGCAGATGAACCAGCAAGGACGGCTGTATGTGCTGCTGCCAAAGGCGACCGAATAG
- a CDS encoding histidine phosphatase family protein: MILLRHGQSEFNLHFTATRQDPGIHDPVLTEDGLAQAEAAAMALAGEGIQRIFASPYTRTLQTARPIAQKLGLPLIITPLIRERYAFACDIGTPASHLAKEWPEHDFSQLDEIWWPSLTESEASILARAGRFRAEMAAIKGWENTLVVTHWGFILSMTGQSLTNGEWIRCDPHQAGPDTIIWSA; this comes from the coding sequence ATGATTTTGCTGCGCCATGGACAGAGCGAGTTCAACCTTCACTTCACGGCCACACGCCAGGATCCGGGCATTCATGACCCTGTCCTGACCGAAGACGGTCTGGCACAGGCTGAGGCCGCCGCCATGGCTCTTGCCGGGGAAGGGATCCAGCGCATCTTTGCGTCCCCCTATACCCGGACCCTGCAAACGGCACGGCCCATTGCGCAGAAGCTTGGACTGCCTTTGATCATCACACCGCTGATCCGGGAACGCTATGCCTTTGCCTGTGATATCGGCACCCCTGCCAGCCATCTGGCGAAAGAATGGCCCGAACATGATTTCTCCCAGCTTGATGAAATCTGGTGGCCCTCATTAACAGAAAGCGAGGCGTCAATCCTCGCTCGGGCCGGACGTTTTCGGGCAGAAATGGCTGCCATCAAAGGGTGGGAAAATACTCTCGTTGTGACCCATTGGGGTTTTATTCTGTCGATGACAGGACAATCATTAACAAATGGTGAATGGATACGCTGCGATCCACATCAGGCAGGACCAGATACAATTATCTGGTCGGCCTGA